The DNA sequence GCGCACCGGAAGCTACAGGTTCCCTTTCGTTTGCCTTTGGAAATGGAACAAAGGCACAAGGCAGGAGTAGCATAGCAATGGGATATAAAAGTATAGCTTCTACATATTTTGCAGTAGCAATAGGCTATCAAGACACAGCAAGCGGATGGTATAGCACGGCAATGGGTTGTAAAGCCACAGCAAGTGGCCAATATAGTACTGCAATAGGGTTAGGAGCCAAAGCAAGTGGCAATTATAGTATTGCAATGGGGTTAGGAACCACAGCAAGTGGAAGTACTAGCACAGCAATGGGTTCTACTACCACAGCTAGTGGAAGTATTAGCACTGCAATGGGAGCTAGTACCATAGCAAGCGGAAATTATAGCACGGCAATGGGATATCAAACCAAAGCAAGCAAAGAGCATAGTACTGCAATGGGAGGTAGTACCATAGCTAATGGAGAATATAGCACTGCAATGGGCCGTCAAACTGAAGCAAACGGAAATTATAGCATGGCGATGGGTTACGAAACCAAAGCAAACGGATATGTTAGCACTACAATGGGTAGAAAAACCATAGCAGACGGAAGTACTAGCACTGCAATGGGTTACGAAACCAAAGCAAGCGGAAGTTATAGCACTGCAATGGGGGCTAGTACCACAGCAAATGGATATACTAGCACTTCAATGGGAACTAGTACCACAGCAAGCGGAAGCTCGAGTACAGCAATGGGATATCAAACCAAAGCAAGCGGAAGTTATAGCACTGCAATGGGTAGTTCTATTGAAGCACAAGGAAAAAACTCTTTCGGTATTGGGTTAAAGTATTACTCTACACCACCTGTAATTACAGCCGACTACACCATGGCAATTATGGGTGGCAAAGTAGGTATCGGCACGGTAAGCCCAAGTAAGACATTTTATGTAGAAGGCTCTGCGGGAGGTTCAGAAGGTTGGAATCAAGCAAGTGACAAACGCCTAAAAACCAACGTTAAACCCCTACAAGGTGCACTACAAAGCGTGCTTAAACTGCAAGGTGTTAGTTTCAACTGGAAAGATGAAACCAACCACCGCTCGGGACAAAACATTGGCTTTATTGCGCAAGAGGTTAAAGAGATACTACCCGAAGTTGTTAGCGGTGGCGGAAAAGACGAAGAGGGTAACGAAATATATTACTCCATTGAGTATGCAACACTTACACCCGTGTTAGTTGAGGCAATAAAAGAGCAACAAAAAATAATAAACGAACTTATTGAAGAGTTAAAAGCTGTTAAAGAGCAGCTAAATAATAAATAACTTTTTCAGATGTAGAGACGCTATATTATGGCGTCTCTACAATTTTTTTTCTTTTATTTGATTTTTAGTAATTAGAAACGCTTTTCGAGGGTTTGTCCCCAGAGAAGCGTTTTTTGCAATTAGCAATGAAAATTGTTAATGAAAGTGATTGATAAATCGTTAGGTGGGGATTTTATACCATTGTAAAATTTTAAAAAGATCGGACTATTTTAAAATTACAATGGTATTATTTGCAATTACAAATTACGAAAAACTGACAATTACTAATTAATGACAAATTAATTGATAATTGTTCATTGCACATTGCTAATTGCTTTATAGAGTATCTCAACCGGATGCAATGCTTCTCTCCCCGTTCCATCGTATATCTGTTGACGGCAGCTGGTGCCATTTGCGGCTATTATTGTCGTTTTGTCGCTTTGGAGTATTGCAGGAAATAGATCCAACTCCCCTATCTTCATCGACAAATTGTAATGCTCCTTTTCGTATCCGAAACTTCCCGCCATACCGCAACAACCTGAACGAATTATCTCAACCTTGTAGTTTTTAGGTATTTGTAGCATCTCTATTGTAGCATTTGAGCCGGCAATAGCCTTTTGTTGACAATGGGTGTGAAGTTTCAAATCTTTGTACTCGTCTGTAAACAGGTTCTGCTCGATATTTCCTTTTTTGTACTCTCTAACAATAAATTCGTCTATCAACAAACAGTTTTCCGAAATGGCTTTTGCCTTGCGTTGCATTTCCCCTTTTAGCAATTGGGGATATTCATCTCTAAAGCTCAGAATAGCAGAGGGTTCTATGCCTACCAATGGTATATCTCCGGAAACAATAGTGCTAAAAATATCTATCTGTTGCTTTGCAATTTTTGTTGCTTTTCGCAAATATCCTTTGCTAATATATGCGCGCCCACTTTGAGGATGTTTGACTGTCAGTACATTGTAACCGAGTTTTAACAAAAGCAATATTGCTGCTATTCCCGTATCAACATCGGTATGGTTAGTAAACTCATCTACAAAAAGATAAACGGTGCCTTTGCTCGCCTTGCTCTCTGCTTGCATTGATTTTATACTCTTTCTGAGGGTCTTAGAATTAACTTTTGGCAAATTTCTTTTACCAGCAACTCCTATTATGCGCTTTATTGGGTTTGAAAACAACCTGTTTTGAGTAAAAAAGTTTGACAGTGCAGGAGCAAATGACATTATTTTATTTAGCAACGCAATATTGGCAAAACAACGTGTGCGCAACGATATGCCATACTCGTCGTGATAGTGTTGTAAAAATTCCGACTTGAATTTTGCCATATCTATATTAGACGGACACTCAGTCTTACAGGCTTTACACGAAATACACAGATCTAAAATTTCAAACAGTTCTCGGTGTGCAAACGGATTTTTCTTTGTCGAATGGGTGAGAAACTCTCTCAAAAGGTTTGCTCTGGCACGTGTTGAAGCTGCTTCATCTAATGTAGCCATATATGTTGGACACATATTCCCCGAAAAGGTATTAACACGGCGACAATCAGCCGAGCCGTTACACTTTTCTACCGCACGTAACATACCACCTTGTTCCGAGAAATCGAAATAGCTCTCTATTTCCCTTGTTTGCTGATTTTCAGCATATCGCAAACATTCGTCCATAGCCACGGGATAGACTATTTTCCCCGGATTCAAAATGTTGTTTGGGTCAAATGCACCTTTTATTTTTTCCAAAAAGGAATAACACACGTCGCCAATCATAATTTTAATAAACTCACTTCTAAGTCTGCCATCACCATGCTCACCACTAAGTGAACCTCTGTGTTTTTTAACCAAATGAGCTATATCAGTAGCTATTTTACGAAATCGCACCCTGTCCGATTTGCTTTTTAAATTTAACACAGGCCTTAAATGCAACTCTCCACTGCCGACGTGTGCATAAAAAACACAATCGGCTTGATGTTTATCCAAAAGCTTTTGAAACTCGACAATATATTCCGGCAACAACTCCACTTTTACGGCTGTATCTTCCATAACTGTTACAGGCTTGGCATCGCCCTCGATATTTGACAACACACCTAAGCCTGCTTTCCGCAACGACCATACTCTTGAAACATCATTTCCTGTAACAATAGGATAGTGATAACCCATTGAAATAGACTTAAATTGCTCGATTAGTTGCGATAGATCTTTTTGCAGTTTGTCGTTGTCAGCTCTTACTAATTCAATAATCAGAATGGCTTTTGGATTGCCTTTTATGAAAAACCTGTTTCGTTCTTGGTTTATGTTTTTCTTCGCAGCATCTAAAATTTTATAATCCATTAGTTCAACGGCACTTGGAGAAAATTGTAATGCAATAAGATTTCCCTGCAAAGCCTCCTCCAACGAATCAAAATGTACGCATAACAACCCAACGTTTGAATAAGGCAAATCGACCAAATTTAGTTTAAATTCAGTGCCAATAGCTAATGTGCCCTCACTGCCAGACAATATTTTGCAAAGATTAAAACTATCGCCACCATCGAAATATAGATTGCTTTTCGCCAACAGGTCAATTGCGTATCCATTGTTACGTCTATAAATAGAAGAGTCAGGATATTCTGCAATAATGGTGTTTCTGTTGTGTTCTGATTGTAATATTTCGTCTAACTGTTGGTAAATCCTGCCCTCAAGGTTGTTCTTCCCTCTCTTTTCTTCAAACTCTTCCTTGTCAATGCTTTTGAAAACCGCTGAAGAACCATCACTTAATATCACTTTCGCTTCAAGCAAATGTTCGCGTGTAGTCTTATAGACAATTGAGCGTGAACCACAACTGTTGTTTCCTACCATTCCACCTATTGTACAACGCGATGATGTTGAAGTCTCCGGGCCAAAAAACAAACCGTAGGGTTTAAGGTATCTGTTTAGCTCGTCAAGTATTACACCGGGCTCAACTCTTACCCATTTTTCCTCGATATTTAACTCTAATATCTTTGTTAAGTATCGTGAAGTATCCATTATCAACCCTTTCCCTACTACTTGACCAGCCAAAGAGGTGCCTGCGCCACGTGCTATTATCGGAAACTTATGGTTATGGCAAAATTCCACGATTTTTTGTATATCATTTGCGTTTTTGGGAAAAACAACTCCAGCTGGAATTTCACGATAGACCGAAGCATCTGTCGAATATAAAAGTCTTGTCGTTGAATCTAATTTCAATTCGCCGTCAATTAGAGGACCCAACTTTGATAATATTTCCGACATACGTTTGCAATAAAAGCACAAAACTACAAAATACGATTCGATTATAGGATTTCAGATCTTACAAAATTTGATCTATTCAGTTTGAGAACTATTAAAACACAGTTTTTCAAAATCACTATTGGTATAACTTGAAATTTTGCGTAGTTTTACACTTCAAATTTCAGAGATGAGAATTTATTTAAGCTTAATTTGTTTTTTGATTACATTTGGTAGTCATACGTTTTTGTACTCTCAAAATCAGACAATAGCAGGTATTTATAATGCTATCATTTCGTCAGATTCAAAAGATTTGTCAACCTATTTCAATAAACAACTAATCGTATCTATTGATGAAAACGAATATAACTGTTCTAAGAAGCAAGCGGAAGGCATTATCAAAAAATTCTTTAAAAATCACAAAGTCCAAAAGTTGGTTGTAATTCAACAAAATACTGAAGAGCAGTCGTCATATATTATTTGCAGATATACAACCACTAACGAAAATTTTAGGCTCTACGTAAACCTAAAAACTTTTAACGATGAACTAAAAATATTTCAAATTATTATTAAAAATGAGAACGGATAAAATAGATAAAGTAATAGAAAAATTTAAACATCAGGCCATTGAACTTGCTCTTAAAGAAGATATTGGCAACGATTGCGATCACACCTCTAATGCCTGTATCCCTAAAAATGCAACAAACAAAGCAGTATTAATTATTAAGGAAAGCGGTATTATATCGGGTGTTGAAATTGCAAAGCAAATTTTTCAAAAATTAGATAAACGTTCTGTTTTCGAACAACATATAGCAGACGGAACAAAAGCTAAAGTCGGCGAGACAGCTTTTACCGTAAAGTGC is a window from the Bacteroidales bacterium genome containing:
- a CDS encoding DUF4783 domain-containing protein, with protein sequence MRIYLSLICFLITFGSHTFLYSQNQTIAGIYNAIISSDSKDLSTYFNKQLIVSIDENEYNCSKKQAEGIIKKFFKNHKVQKLVVIQQNTEEQSSYIICRYTTTNENFRLYVNLKTFNDELKIFQIIIKNENG
- a CDS encoding FAD-binding protein, whose translation is MSEILSKLGPLIDGELKLDSTTRLLYSTDASVYREIPAGVVFPKNANDIQKIVEFCHNHKFPIIARGAGTSLAGQVVGKGLIMDTSRYLTKILELNIEEKWVRVEPGVILDELNRYLKPYGLFFGPETSTSSRCTIGGMVGNNSCGSRSIVYKTTREHLLEAKVILSDGSSAVFKSIDKEEFEEKRGKNNLEGRIYQQLDEILQSEHNRNTIIAEYPDSSIYRRNNGYAIDLLAKSNLYFDGGDSFNLCKILSGSEGTLAIGTEFKLNLVDLPYSNVGLLCVHFDSLEEALQGNLIALQFSPSAVELMDYKILDAAKKNINQERNRFFIKGNPKAILIIELVRADNDKLQKDLSQLIEQFKSISMGYHYPIVTGNDVSRVWSLRKAGLGVLSNIEGDAKPVTVMEDTAVKVELLPEYIVEFQKLLDKHQADCVFYAHVGSGELHLRPVLNLKSKSDRVRFRKIATDIAHLVKKHRGSLSGEHGDGRLRSEFIKIMIGDVCYSFLEKIKGAFDPNNILNPGKIVYPVAMDECLRYAENQQTREIESYFDFSEQGGMLRAVEKCNGSADCRRVNTFSGNMCPTYMATLDEAASTRARANLLREFLTHSTKKNPFAHRELFEILDLCISCKACKTECPSNIDMAKFKSEFLQHYHDEYGISLRTRCFANIALLNKIMSFAPALSNFFTQNRLFSNPIKRIIGVAGKRNLPKVNSKTLRKSIKSMQAESKASKGTVYLFVDEFTNHTDVDTGIAAILLLLKLGYNVLTVKHPQSGRAYISKGYLRKATKIAKQQIDIFSTIVSGDIPLVGIEPSAILSFRDEYPQLLKGEMQRKAKAISENCLLIDEFIVREYKKGNIEQNLFTDEYKDLKLHTHCQQKAIAGSNATIEMLQIPKNYKVEIIRSGCCGMAGSFGYEKEHYNLSMKIGELDLFPAILQSDKTTIIAANGTSCRQQIYDGTGREALHPVEILYKAISNVQ